One genomic window of Bacillus mycoides includes the following:
- the tsf gene encoding translation elongation factor Ts has translation MAITAQMVKELREKTGAGMMDCKKALTETNGDMEKAIDFLREKGIAKAAKKADRIAAEGLTFIETNGNEGLILELNSETDFVAKNEGFQALIKELAAHLLANKPANVEEAMAQTIEGGKTVEEHINEAIAKIGEKLTLRRFEIVSKTDADAFGAYLHMGGRIGVLTVLEGSTDEAAAKDVAMHIAAVNPKYIDRDAVTAEEVEHERQVLTQQALNEGKPEKIVAKMVEGRLGKFFEEICLLDQTFVKNPDMKVRQFVESKGGTLKGFVRYAVGEGIEKREDNFAEEVMNQVKGNN, from the coding sequence ATGGCAATCACTGCACAAATGGTAAAAGAACTTCGTGAAAAAACTGGCGCAGGTATGATGGACTGCAAAAAAGCTTTAACAGAAACTAACGGCGACATGGAGAAAGCAATTGACTTCTTACGTGAAAAAGGTATTGCGAAAGCTGCTAAAAAAGCAGACCGCATCGCTGCTGAAGGTTTAACTTTCATCGAAACAAACGGTAACGAAGGTTTAATCTTAGAATTAAACTCTGAAACTGATTTCGTTGCGAAAAACGAAGGTTTCCAAGCATTAATTAAAGAACTAGCTGCTCACTTATTAGCTAACAAACCTGCTAACGTTGAAGAAGCTATGGCTCAAACAATTGAAGGCGGCAAAACAGTAGAAGAGCACATCAATGAAGCAATCGCTAAAATTGGTGAAAAACTTACACTTCGTCGTTTCGAAATCGTATCAAAAACTGATGCAGATGCATTCGGCGCTTACCTACACATGGGTGGACGTATTGGTGTATTAACAGTTCTTGAAGGTTCTACTGATGAAGCAGCTGCTAAAGATGTAGCAATGCACATTGCAGCAGTTAACCCTAAATACATCGACCGCGATGCTGTAACAGCTGAAGAAGTTGAGCATGAGCGTCAAGTATTAACACAACAAGCTTTAAACGAAGGCAAGCCTGAAAAAATCGTTGCGAAAATGGTAGAAGGCCGTCTTGGCAAATTCTTTGAAGAGATTTGCTTACTTGACCAAACATTCGTTAAGAATCCTGACATGAAAGTTCGTCAATTCGTTGAGTCTAAAGGCGGAACATTAAAAGGATTCGTTCGCTACGCTGTTGGTGAAGGTATCGAAAAACGCGAAGACAACTTTGCTGAAGAAGTAATGAACCAAGTAAAAGGTAACAACTAA
- the xerC gene encoding tyrosine recombinase XerC: MNVKKLLQLFVGYLQIERNYSKYTIASYQNDLEHFVQFMEREGISSFLDVTYADVRLYLTTLHDQKLARKSVARKVSSLRSLYRFLMREGYQKDNPFALASLPKKELSIPKFLYAEELEELFEVSDTGAPLGQRNQALLELMYATGIRVSECVNLQLTDIDFAVGTILVMGKGKKQRYIPFGSYAQDALITYIENGRKQLAQKTEEQSHMVFLNAKGKPLTDQGVRYVLNELIKKASLTMRISPHMLRHTFATHMLDEGADLRTVQELLGHENLSTTQIYTHVSKERLRSVYMKHHPRA; encoded by the coding sequence GTGAATGTGAAGAAATTGTTACAATTATTCGTTGGATATTTACAAATTGAAAGAAATTATTCAAAATATACAATTGCAAGTTATCAAAATGATTTAGAACATTTTGTGCAATTTATGGAGCGAGAAGGCATATCCTCTTTTTTAGATGTTACATACGCGGATGTTCGTTTATACTTGACGACGTTGCACGATCAGAAGTTAGCCCGTAAATCTGTCGCAAGGAAAGTATCAAGCTTACGAAGTTTATATCGTTTTTTGATGCGTGAAGGTTATCAAAAAGATAATCCGTTTGCACTTGCGTCACTTCCCAAGAAAGAATTGTCAATCCCAAAGTTTTTATATGCTGAAGAGTTAGAGGAATTGTTTGAAGTTTCTGATACAGGGGCGCCATTAGGTCAAAGAAATCAAGCTTTATTAGAGTTGATGTATGCAACTGGGATTCGTGTAAGCGAATGCGTTAATTTGCAACTTACCGACATTGACTTTGCAGTGGGAACAATTTTAGTGATGGGAAAAGGGAAAAAACAAAGATATATTCCGTTCGGAAGCTATGCACAAGATGCTTTAATTACTTATATAGAGAACGGGAGAAAACAGTTAGCTCAAAAGACTGAAGAACAATCTCATATGGTATTTTTAAATGCGAAAGGTAAGCCGTTAACTGATCAGGGTGTACGTTATGTTTTGAACGAACTCATTAAGAAAGCTTCACTTACAATGCGGATAAGTCCCCATATGTTAAGGCATACATTTGCTACACATATGTTGGATGAAGGAGCGGATTTACGTACTGTGCAGGAGCTATTAGGTCATGAGAATTTGTCAACGACACAAATTTATACGCATGTCTCTAAAGAAAGATTGCGTTCTGTGTACATGAAGCATCACCCGCGGGCATAA
- the pyrH gene encoding UMP kinase, translating into MSKPKYNRVVLKLSGEALAGEQGFGINPAVIKSVAEQVKEIAELDVEVAVVVGGGNIWRGKIGSEMGMDRAGADYMGMLATVMNSLALQDSLENIGIQTRVQTSIEMRQVAEPYIRRKAIRHLEKKRVVIFAAGTGNPYFSTDTTAALRAAEIEADVILMAKNNVDGVYSADPSIDPTATKYETLTYLDVLKAGLGVMDSTASSLCMDNDIPLIVFSVMEKGNIKRAVLGENIGTVVRGK; encoded by the coding sequence ATGAGTAAACCGAAATATAATCGTGTCGTTTTAAAGCTGAGCGGAGAAGCTTTAGCTGGCGAGCAAGGATTTGGAATTAACCCAGCTGTTATTAAGTCAGTTGCGGAACAAGTGAAAGAAATTGCAGAACTTGATGTAGAGGTTGCTGTTGTTGTTGGTGGCGGTAACATTTGGCGTGGGAAAATTGGAAGCGAAATGGGTATGGATCGTGCAGGAGCAGATTACATGGGCATGTTGGCAACAGTTATGAATTCATTAGCTCTTCAAGATAGCTTAGAGAATATTGGAATTCAAACTCGCGTACAAACTTCAATTGAGATGCGTCAAGTGGCAGAGCCTTACATTCGTCGTAAAGCAATTCGTCACTTAGAGAAAAAACGTGTTGTTATCTTTGCTGCAGGTACTGGTAACCCATACTTCTCTACAGATACAACAGCAGCATTACGTGCAGCTGAAATCGAAGCGGACGTTATTTTAATGGCGAAAAATAATGTGGATGGCGTATATAGTGCAGATCCATCTATTGACCCAACAGCTACGAAATACGAAACACTTACTTACTTAGATGTATTAAAAGCAGGTTTAGGTGTAATGGATTCTACAGCTTCTTCTTTATGTATGGATAATGATATTCCATTAATTGTATTCTCGGTTATGGAAAAAGGTAACATTAAACGTGCCGTTTTAGGCGAAAATATTGGAACAGTTGTAAGGGGGAAATAA
- the hslU gene encoding ATP-dependent protease ATPase subunit HslU produces the protein MHLHFTPRQIVEKLDQYIIGQKDAKKAVAVALRNRYRRSKLVENLRDEIAPKNILMIGPTGVGKTEVARRMAKLVGAPFIKVEATKFTEVGYVGRDVESMVRDLVETSVRIVKEEMVVKVQDKAEEQANQRLVEILVPSPEKQSGFKNPLEMLFGGNQNSNQTSDVEEDDEIEKKRQDVERKLAAGLLEDEVISIEVTEQQSSMFDMLQGTGMEQMGMNFQDALGSIMPKKTKKRKLSVKEARKLLTNEEAQRLIDMDEVTQEAVYRAEQLGIIFIDEIDKIAGKQSNSVDVSREGVQRDILPIVEGSNVATKYGSVKTDYILFVAAGAFHMSKPSDLIPELQGRFPIRVELTKLSADDFVKILIEPDNALIKQYMALLATEGIEIEFSDEAIRKIAEIAYQVNQDTDNIGARRLHTVMEKLLEDLSFEASEITLEKITITPQYVEEKLATIAKNKDVSQFIL, from the coding sequence ATGCATTTACATTTTACTCCGCGTCAAATTGTGGAAAAATTAGATCAATACATCATCGGTCAAAAAGATGCAAAGAAAGCGGTTGCTGTAGCTCTACGAAATCGATACCGTCGCAGTAAATTAGTTGAAAATTTACGTGATGAAATTGCACCTAAAAATATTTTAATGATTGGACCGACAGGTGTTGGTAAAACAGAGGTAGCACGGCGAATGGCGAAACTCGTTGGAGCACCTTTTATTAAGGTTGAAGCGACGAAATTCACAGAAGTTGGATATGTGGGTCGAGATGTAGAGTCGATGGTCCGCGATCTTGTTGAAACGTCCGTTCGCATTGTGAAAGAGGAAATGGTAGTTAAAGTTCAAGATAAAGCAGAAGAGCAAGCGAATCAACGTCTTGTTGAAATTTTAGTGCCGAGTCCGGAGAAACAATCTGGATTTAAAAATCCATTAGAAATGCTTTTTGGTGGTAATCAAAATTCAAACCAAACATCTGATGTAGAGGAAGATGATGAAATCGAAAAGAAACGTCAAGATGTGGAAAGAAAGCTTGCGGCAGGCCTTCTTGAAGATGAAGTGATATCGATCGAAGTGACGGAACAACAGTCTTCTATGTTTGATATGTTGCAAGGAACTGGCATGGAGCAAATGGGAATGAATTTCCAAGATGCACTAGGAAGTATCATGCCGAAAAAAACGAAAAAACGTAAACTTTCTGTAAAAGAAGCAAGAAAACTCTTGACAAATGAAGAGGCACAGCGCTTAATTGATATGGATGAAGTTACACAAGAGGCTGTTTATCGTGCTGAACAGCTCGGGATTATTTTTATCGATGAAATTGACAAAATTGCTGGTAAGCAGTCGAATAGCGTAGATGTATCGCGTGAAGGTGTGCAACGTGACATTTTACCGATTGTAGAAGGATCGAATGTAGCGACAAAATACGGATCAGTAAAAACGGATTATATTTTATTTGTTGCAGCTGGAGCGTTCCATATGTCTAAACCGTCGGATTTAATTCCGGAATTGCAAGGGAGATTTCCGATTCGAGTAGAATTAACAAAATTATCGGCGGATGATTTTGTTAAAATACTAATCGAACCTGACAATGCGCTAATTAAACAGTACATGGCGTTATTAGCGACTGAAGGTATAGAAATTGAATTTTCAGACGAAGCTATTCGTAAGATTGCTGAGATTGCTTATCAAGTTAATCAGGATACAGATAATATTGGAGCGAGAAGACTTCATACTGTTATGGAGAAGCTCCTTGAAGATTTATCGTTTGAGGCATCTGAAATTACGTTAGAGAAAATAACGATAACACCTCAATATGTTGAGGAAAAATTAGCGACAATAGCTAAAAATAAAGATGTGAGCCAGTTTATTTTGTAA
- the frr gene encoding ribosome recycling factor — MGQQVLKSSNEKMEKAVAAYSRELATVRAGRASSSVLDKVQVDYYGAPTPVVQLANITVPEARLLVIQPYDKTSIGDIEKAILKADLGLNPSNDGTVIRIAFPALTEERRRDLVKVVKKYAEEAKVAVRNVRRDSNDDLKKLEKAGDITEDDLRGYTEDIQKETDKYIAKVDEIAKNKEKEIMEV; from the coding sequence ATGGGACAACAAGTATTGAAGTCTTCAAATGAAAAAATGGAAAAAGCAGTTGCTGCTTATTCTCGTGAATTAGCAACAGTTCGCGCTGGTCGTGCAAGCTCGTCTGTATTAGATAAGGTACAAGTTGATTACTATGGTGCACCAACACCAGTTGTGCAATTAGCGAACATTACAGTTCCAGAAGCACGTTTGCTTGTAATTCAACCTTATGATAAAACTTCTATCGGTGATATTGAAAAAGCAATTTTAAAAGCAGATTTAGGCTTAAACCCTTCTAATGATGGAACTGTAATTCGTATTGCATTCCCTGCATTAACAGAAGAGCGTCGTCGTGATCTTGTAAAAGTTGTGAAAAAATATGCTGAGGAAGCAAAAGTTGCTGTTCGTAACGTACGTCGTGACAGTAATGATGACCTTAAGAAGCTTGAAAAAGCTGGCGACATTACAGAAGATGATTTAAGAGGATATACTGAAGATATCCAAAAAGAAACAGATAAATATATTGCAAAAGTTGACGAAATCGCAAAAAACAAAGAAAAAGAAATTATGGAAGTGTAA
- the rpsB gene encoding 30S ribosomal protein S2, translating into MSVISMKQLLEAGVHFGHQTRRWNPKMKRYIFTERNGIYIIDLQKTVKKVEEAYRTMRDIAAEGGDILFVGTKKQAQEAIKEEATRAGMYFVNQRWLGGTLTNFQTIQKRIKRLKDIERMQEDGTFEVLPKKEVVQLKKELERLEKFLGGIKDMKGLPSALFVVDPRKERIAVAEARKLHIPIIGIVDTNCDPDEIDHVIPANDDAIRAVKLLTSKMADAILEAKQGEETVTA; encoded by the coding sequence ATGTCAGTAATTTCTATGAAGCAATTGCTTGAAGCTGGTGTTCATTTCGGACATCAAACTCGTCGTTGGAACCCAAAAATGAAGCGTTACATTTTCACAGAGCGTAACGGTATCTACATCATCGACTTACAAAAAACTGTGAAAAAAGTTGAGGAAGCTTACAGAACGATGCGTGACATCGCTGCTGAAGGCGGAGACATCTTATTCGTAGGTACTAAAAAGCAAGCACAAGAAGCTATTAAAGAAGAAGCAACTCGTGCTGGTATGTACTTCGTTAACCAACGTTGGTTAGGTGGAACTTTAACAAACTTCCAAACAATCCAAAAGCGTATCAAGCGTCTTAAAGATATCGAAAGAATGCAAGAAGATGGTACTTTCGAAGTACTTCCTAAGAAAGAAGTTGTTCAACTTAAAAAAGAGTTAGAGCGTCTTGAGAAATTCTTAGGCGGTATTAAAGATATGAAAGGTCTTCCAAGTGCATTATTCGTAGTAGACCCTCGTAAAGAGCGTATTGCAGTTGCTGAAGCACGCAAATTACACATTCCAATCATCGGTATCGTTGATACAAACTGTGATCCAGACGAAATCGATCACGTTATCCCAGCAAACGATGATGCAATTCGTGCTGTAAAACTTCTTACATCTAAAATGGCAGACGCGATCCTTGAAGCAAAACAAGGTGAAGAAACTGTTACTGCGTAA
- the rseP gene encoding RIP metalloprotease RseP, with protein MNTAIAFILIFGALVFFHELGHLYFAKRAGILCREFAIGFGPKIFSFEKNETVYTIRLLPLGGYVRMAGEDADTVELKPGKKVGLVLNEKDEVVKLVFDGHEKYPNVRVIEVEQADLEHNLTISGYEEYEEELQTFRVNEKARIISAGEEIQIAPYNRQFGSKKLGQRALTIFAGPAMNFILAFVIFVILGFVQGVPVDKPMVGKVMGNSAAEQAGLKENDTIQAINGKNTSTWKDVVTIVRENPNKEITLHVKRDSEQFNVKVTPTLDKEGKDEVGRIGVYSPVEKTVMGSIKSGFEQTYEWTKLIFDSLVKLVTGQFSINELSGPVGIYNLTDQVVDYGFTRVLSLAAVLSINLGLFNLLPVPALDGGRLFFFLIEALRGKPIDRQKEGMVHFIGFALLMLLMLVVTWNDIRKFFL; from the coding sequence TTGAATACAGCGATTGCCTTTATATTAATTTTCGGTGCACTCGTATTTTTCCATGAGCTAGGGCATCTATATTTCGCAAAAAGAGCAGGTATTTTGTGCCGCGAGTTTGCGATTGGTTTTGGTCCGAAAATATTCTCATTTGAAAAGAATGAAACGGTGTATACGATTCGATTACTGCCCCTTGGTGGCTATGTAAGAATGGCTGGCGAGGATGCGGACACAGTTGAGTTAAAACCTGGAAAAAAGGTTGGGCTTGTATTAAATGAAAAAGACGAAGTTGTTAAATTAGTTTTTGACGGACATGAAAAATATCCAAATGTTCGTGTCATTGAAGTCGAACAAGCTGATTTAGAGCATAATCTTACAATTTCGGGTTATGAAGAGTACGAGGAAGAGCTGCAAACATTCCGAGTGAATGAAAAAGCTCGTATCATTTCTGCGGGAGAAGAAATTCAAATCGCTCCGTACAATAGACAATTTGGCTCTAAAAAATTGGGCCAACGCGCTCTAACAATCTTTGCAGGTCCTGCAATGAACTTTATTCTAGCATTTGTTATTTTTGTGATTCTTGGATTTGTACAAGGAGTTCCTGTTGACAAACCGATGGTTGGAAAAGTAATGGGGAATAGTGCTGCAGAACAAGCTGGATTAAAAGAAAACGATACAATTCAAGCAATCAATGGTAAGAACACTAGTACATGGAAAGATGTTGTAACGATTGTACGTGAAAATCCAAATAAAGAGATTACGTTACATGTAAAGCGTGATAGTGAGCAATTTAATGTGAAAGTAACACCAACGCTTGATAAAGAAGGAAAAGACGAAGTTGGTAGAATTGGTGTTTATTCTCCTGTAGAGAAAACAGTGATGGGTTCTATTAAATCAGGATTTGAACAAACATACGAATGGACGAAACTAATTTTTGATTCTCTTGTGAAATTAGTAACGGGTCAATTTTCTATTAATGAGTTGTCAGGTCCAGTAGGAATTTATAATCTAACAGATCAAGTTGTAGATTATGGATTTACGCGTGTACTAAGTTTAGCGGCAGTTTTAAGTATTAACCTTGGTTTATTTAATTTATTACCAGTCCCAGCTTTAGACGGTGGACGTTTGTTCTTCTTCTTAATTGAAGCGTTACGAGGAAAACCAATTGATCGTCAAAAAGAAGGAATGGTTCACTTTATTGGGTTTGCATTATTAATGTTGCTTATGTTAGTTGTAACATGGAATGACATCCGTAAGTTTTTCTTGTAA
- the dxr gene encoding 1-deoxy-D-xylulose-5-phosphate reductoisomerase: protein MKNISLLGASGSIGTQTLDVLRSHPDQFRLVAFSVGKNVDYAVKVIQEFSPQIVSVQREEDVLKLQAVSGNTKVVYGSEGLLEVALHPDTEIVVNAVVGSVGLLPTLRAIEAKKTIGIANKETLVTAGHLVMEAARKHNVSLLPVDSEHSAIFQCLNGENEKRISRLIITASGGSFRDKTRDELHQVTVEDALRHPNWSMGSKITIDSATMMNKGLEVIEAHWLFGIPYEQIDVVLHKESIIHSMVEFEDRSVMAQLGSPDMRVPIQYALTYPDRLPLSDTKQLNLWEMGTLHFEKMNQERFRCLRFAYEAGKTGGSMPAVMNAANEVAVEAFLQKRIGFLTVEDLIEKAMHHHTVIARPSLEEIQEIDAATRRFVMEQI from the coding sequence ATGAAAAACATTAGTTTACTAGGTGCAAGCGGATCAATCGGTACACAAACATTAGATGTGTTACGCTCGCACCCAGACCAATTCCGTCTCGTTGCTTTTTCTGTAGGGAAAAATGTTGATTATGCAGTAAAGGTAATTCAAGAATTTTCTCCGCAAATTGTCTCTGTGCAAAGAGAGGAAGATGTTTTAAAATTACAAGCTGTTTCTGGGAATACAAAAGTCGTATATGGTAGCGAAGGCTTATTAGAAGTAGCGCTACATCCCGATACAGAAATTGTAGTGAATGCTGTTGTAGGTAGCGTAGGGTTATTACCGACACTCCGTGCAATTGAGGCGAAAAAAACAATTGGAATTGCAAACAAAGAAACGTTAGTAACTGCAGGGCATCTTGTAATGGAAGCAGCACGAAAACATAATGTATCGTTACTTCCAGTAGACAGTGAACATTCAGCTATTTTTCAATGCTTGAATGGTGAAAATGAAAAAAGAATCTCTCGCTTAATTATAACTGCTTCAGGCGGAAGTTTTCGTGATAAAACGAGAGATGAATTGCATCAAGTGACCGTAGAAGATGCACTTCGTCATCCAAACTGGTCAATGGGTTCGAAAATTACAATTGATTCTGCTACAATGATGAATAAGGGGCTAGAAGTAATTGAAGCACACTGGCTTTTTGGTATCCCTTATGAGCAAATCGATGTTGTTCTACATAAAGAAAGTATTATTCATTCTATGGTTGAATTTGAAGATCGTAGTGTAATGGCACAGCTTGGCTCCCCTGATATGCGAGTACCGATTCAATACGCGCTTACATATCCTGATAGATTACCTCTTTCAGACACGAAACAGTTAAATTTATGGGAAATGGGAACATTGCATTTTGAGAAAATGAATCAAGAGCGTTTCCGTTGTCTACGTTTTGCGTATGAAGCTGGAAAGACAGGTGGAAGTATGCCGGCTGTAATGAATGCGGCAAATGAAGTAGCTGTTGAAGCTTTTTTACAAAAGAGAATTGGTTTCTTAACAGTGGAAGACCTCATTGAAAAAGCAATGCACCATCACACTGTCATTGCACGTCCGAGCTTAGAGGAAATTCAGGAAATTGACGCAGCCACAAGACGGTTTGTGATGGAACAAATTTAG
- the codY gene encoding GTP-sensing pleiotropic transcriptional regulator CodY, with the protein MELLAKTRKLNALLQSAAGKPVNFREMSDTMCEVIEANVFVVSRRGKLLGYAIHQQIENERMKHMLAERQFPEEYTQSLFNVTETSSNLGVDSDYTAFPVENRELFGQGLTTIVPIVGGGERLGTLVLARLGQEFLDDDLILAEYSSTVVGMEILREKAEEIEEEARSKAVVQMAISSLSYSELEAIEHIFEELNGTEGLLVASKIADRVGITRSVIVNALRKLESAGVIESRSLGMKGTYIKVLNDKFLQELAKLKTN; encoded by the coding sequence ATGGAATTATTAGCAAAAACGAGAAAATTAAATGCGTTATTACAGAGCGCAGCAGGAAAGCCTGTAAACTTTAGAGAGATGTCTGACACAATGTGTGAAGTAATTGAAGCAAACGTGTTCGTTGTAAGTCGTCGCGGTAAATTATTAGGATATGCGATTCACCAACAAATCGAGAACGAACGTATGAAACACATGCTTGCAGAGCGTCAATTCCCAGAAGAGTATACGCAAAGCTTATTCAATGTTACAGAAACATCTTCAAATTTAGGTGTGGATAGTGACTACACAGCATTCCCAGTAGAAAATAGAGAATTATTCGGTCAAGGTTTAACTACAATCGTACCAATCGTTGGTGGCGGTGAGCGTCTAGGTACACTAGTATTAGCTCGTCTTGGTCAAGAGTTCTTAGACGATGATTTAATTCTTGCTGAATACAGCTCAACTGTTGTAGGTATGGAAATCTTACGTGAAAAAGCAGAAGAAATCGAAGAGGAAGCACGTAGTAAAGCTGTTGTTCAAATGGCGATTAGCTCATTATCTTACAGTGAGTTAGAAGCAATCGAGCATATCTTCGAAGAATTAAACGGAACAGAAGGTTTACTTGTTGCAAGTAAAATTGCTGATCGCGTAGGAATTACTCGTTCTGTAATCGTAAATGCACTACGTAAATTAGAAAGTGCTGGTGTTATTGAGTCTCGCTCTTTAGGTATGAAAGGAACATACATTAAAGTGCTAAACGACAAGTTTCTACAGGAACTTGCTAAATTAAAAACAAACTAA
- the uppS gene encoding isoprenyl transferase yields MMFKKFPFFKSKKVTSFDHLIEKVKKGYIPEHIAIIMDGNGRWAKRRAMPRIAGHHEGMQVVKKITKFASKLDVKVLTLYAFSTENWKRPKKEVDYLMKLPEEFLGAFLPELIEENVQVRVIGQKDRLPTHTRRAMEKAMEDTKENTGLILNFALNYGSRDEIVSAVQHMMKDSEEGKIRSEEISEEMISSYLMTSSLPDPELLIRTSGELRISNFMLWQIAYSEFWFTDVYWPDFTEEHLLNAITDFQHRGRRFGGV; encoded by the coding sequence ATGATGTTTAAAAAGTTTCCTTTTTTTAAAAGTAAAAAGGTCACATCGTTTGATCATCTCATTGAAAAAGTGAAAAAAGGATATATCCCAGAACATATTGCTATTATTATGGATGGTAATGGAAGATGGGCAAAGAGAAGAGCCATGCCTCGCATTGCTGGTCATCATGAAGGTATGCAAGTTGTGAAGAAAATCACAAAATTTGCAAGTAAGCTTGATGTGAAAGTATTAACTCTTTATGCTTTTTCGACTGAGAACTGGAAAAGACCGAAAAAAGAAGTTGATTATTTGATGAAGCTTCCAGAAGAATTTTTAGGTGCATTTTTACCAGAGTTGATTGAAGAAAACGTACAAGTCCGAGTAATAGGGCAAAAAGATCGTCTTCCTACGCATACGCGCAGAGCGATGGAAAAAGCCATGGAAGATACGAAAGAGAATACGGGATTAATTCTTAATTTCGCGTTAAACTATGGAAGTCGAGATGAAATCGTTTCTGCTGTGCAACATATGATGAAAGATAGTGAGGAAGGAAAAATTCGTTCGGAAGAAATAAGTGAAGAAATGATTTCTTCTTACTTAATGACGAGTTCTTTACCTGATCCAGAGTTGTTAATCCGTACAAGCGGAGAGCTACGTATTAGTAATTTCATGTTATGGCAAATTGCTTATTCGGAATTTTGGTTTACAGATGTGTATTGGCCAGATTTTACCGAGGAACATTTGCTAAATGCGATTACAGACTTTCAACATAGAGGGCGCAGATTCGGAGGCGTGTAG
- the cdsA gene encoding phosphatidate cytidylyltransferase: MKQRIITGVIAAALFIPIVIYGGVPFTVLVYALASIGLYELIRMNKLTLISVPTVLAAVLLWIILVPSSASELFTWIGLGKLEITFVIVLLLLSYTVLSKNTFTFDNASFLLMATTYVGMGFLYLNETRILGIKYVFCALFVIWATDSGAYFIGKAFGKRKLWPEISPNKTIEGSLGGIVCGIVVALVYNMFFPVEANVGILIVLTIIISIFGQIGDLVQSAFKRHYGVKDSGTILPGHGGILDRTDSWLFVLPILYFLLQYN; encoded by the coding sequence GTGAAACAGAGAATTATTACTGGAGTGATTGCTGCCGCGCTATTCATTCCCATCGTAATTTACGGTGGCGTGCCTTTTACAGTTTTAGTGTATGCACTTGCTTCTATAGGTTTATATGAATTAATTCGTATGAACAAGCTTACGCTTATTTCGGTACCAACAGTTTTAGCTGCAGTATTATTGTGGATTATTTTAGTTCCGAGTAGTGCATCAGAACTGTTTACGTGGATTGGATTAGGTAAATTAGAAATCACATTTGTGATTGTTTTATTACTTTTATCATATACAGTCCTTTCTAAGAATACATTTACTTTTGACAATGCTTCATTTTTACTTATGGCAACGACATATGTTGGAATGGGATTCTTATATTTAAATGAAACGAGAATATTAGGAATCAAATATGTGTTCTGTGCACTATTTGTCATATGGGCAACTGATTCAGGTGCCTATTTCATAGGAAAAGCATTTGGAAAAAGAAAATTGTGGCCAGAAATTAGTCCGAATAAAACGATTGAAGGTTCATTAGGCGGTATTGTTTGTGGAATTGTTGTTGCACTTGTTTATAACATGTTCTTCCCAGTAGAAGCGAATGTAGGAATTTTAATCGTTCTGACGATTATCATTTCTATTTTTGGACAAATTGGTGATTTAGTGCAATCTGCCTTTAAACGCCATTATGGTGTAAAGGATTCCGGTACAATCTTACCTGGACATGGTGGTATTTTAGATCGAACAGATAGTTGGTTATTTGTATTACCAATTCTATACTTCTTATTACAATACAATTAA
- the hslV gene encoding ATP-dependent protease proteolytic subunit HslV — protein MGNFHATTIFAVHHNGECAMAGDGQVTMGNAVVMKHTARKVRKLFQGKVLAGFAGSVADAFTLFEMFEGKLEEYNGNLQRAAVEMAKQWRGDKMLRQLEAMLIVMDKTTMLLVSGTGEVIEPDDGILAIGSGGHYALAAGRALKQHASEHLTAKQIAKASLEIAGDICVYTNHNIIVEEL, from the coding sequence ATGGGAAATTTCCACGCTACAACGATATTTGCAGTTCATCATAATGGAGAATGTGCAATGGCTGGAGATGGTCAGGTAACGATGGGGAATGCTGTTGTAATGAAACATACAGCTCGCAAAGTTCGCAAACTTTTCCAAGGGAAAGTTTTAGCTGGTTTTGCAGGATCAGTTGCTGATGCATTTACTCTTTTTGAAATGTTTGAAGGGAAATTAGAAGAGTATAATGGCAACTTGCAGCGCGCTGCAGTTGAGATGGCGAAACAATGGCGTGGTGATAAAATGCTACGTCAGCTAGAAGCAATGCTCATTGTCATGGATAAAACAACGATGCTCCTTGTTTCAGGTACAGGAGAAGTGATTGAACCAGATGATGGTATTTTAGCAATTGGTTCAGGCGGACATTATGCACTTGCTGCTGGTCGTGCTTTAAAGCAACATGCAAGTGAACATTTAACAGCGAAACAAATTGCGAAGGCCAGTTTAGAAATTGCAGGCGATATTTGTGTTTATACGAACCATAATATAATTGTTGAAGAATTGTAG